Proteins from a genomic interval of Prochlorothrix hollandica PCC 9006 = CALU 1027:
- a CDS encoding SDR family NAD(P)-dependent oxidoreductase, which translates to MVVPSCADRPLQHRTVVITGSTRGIGLIMAQAMAEAGSNVVISSRSQGAIAAVLPQLQAIPQAQVLGVPCDITDFDQVQQLGQRTLDRFGSVDVWFNNAATTCPFGPVLDIPMAQWRQVIETNVIGTYHGTTVALERMLPQGRGTIINLLGAGTNDTANGYLSAYTASKAAVQRFTQVAADDYKDSGIKVCGFNPGLVPTDLTLKIHPLNAEAQRRLQILKFGLRWLSTDPTAIASRSVSLAIDSPDIKSGHTYRCFPSVALRLQRAFSAQA; encoded by the coding sequence ATGGTTGTCCCGTCTTGCGCCGATCGGCCCCTCCAACATCGCACCGTTGTCATTACCGGTAGCACCCGTGGTATTGGCTTAATCATGGCCCAGGCTATGGCCGAGGCTGGGTCCAATGTGGTGATTTCCTCCCGATCCCAAGGGGCGATCGCTGCGGTGCTGCCCCAACTCCAGGCCATTCCCCAGGCCCAGGTTTTAGGGGTGCCCTGTGATATCACCGACTTCGATCAGGTGCAACAGTTGGGACAGCGAACCCTCGATCGTTTCGGCTCCGTGGATGTCTGGTTCAACAATGCCGCCACCACCTGCCCCTTTGGTCCCGTCTTAGACATACCCATGGCCCAATGGCGACAGGTCATCGAAACCAATGTCATCGGCACCTACCATGGCACCACCGTGGCCCTAGAACGGATGCTACCCCAGGGCCGGGGCACGATTATCAACCTCTTGGGGGCGGGCACCAATGACACCGCCAACGGTTACCTCAGTGCCTACACGGCCTCTAAGGCAGCGGTGCAGCGGTTTACCCAGGTGGCTGCTGATGACTATAAGGACAGTGGCATTAAAGTTTGCGGTTTCAATCCCGGCCTGGTGCCCACGGATCTGACCCTGAAGATCCACCCCCTCAACGCCGAAGCCCAACGCCGTCTCCAGATCCTCAAGTTTGGTTTGCGCTGGTTGTCTACGGATCCCACAGCCATTGCGAGCCGATCGGTGTCGTTGGCGATCGATAGCCCCGATATCAAGTCTGGCCACACCTATCGCTGTTTTCCCAGTGTGGCTTTGCGCCTACAACGGGCCTTCTCTGCCCAAGCCTAG
- a CDS encoding cytochrome P450 produces the protein MNPSPVSPLSPATTPLTVPNVDLPNWWQLWRWIQGPLEFQAENRQRYGDVFELDFWGLARGVLVGDPVVAEEILSQDFRFDVGRGNLLAEPLLGVNSLILMDGDRHRRERKLLMPSFHGDRLKTYSHQIRQITLTALQHWQPGQRFVARSFMQDITLEVIIQVIFGLNQGPRYKTLKAILVQWLDLIDSPLRSSILFLRVLQVDWGKYSPWGAMRNQRQQIYDLLQAEIEERRSQDLSQRTDILSLMMEARDEQGEALSDPELRDEMLTLMFAGHETTATILAWAIYEIHHNPAIKDRLHQDLATVPASTDPLALIQLPYLKAVSQEVLRKYPVIPSLFPRIPQESMVLGGYQFDTSHLIYISGYLLHHREEIYPNPQQFNPDRFLDRTYSPYEYLPFGGGNRRCLGYALAEMELRLVLATILQHFELELAESKPVVYQRRGFTLSPKGGVKMRVLQAL, from the coding sequence ATGAACCCTTCCCCTGTGTCCCCCCTCAGCCCTGCCACGACTCCCCTAACCGTCCCAAACGTTGACCTGCCCAATTGGTGGCAACTGTGGCGATGGATTCAAGGACCCTTGGAGTTTCAGGCAGAGAATCGTCAACGCTATGGAGATGTGTTTGAGTTAGATTTTTGGGGCTTGGCCCGTGGTGTCCTGGTGGGGGATCCGGTTGTGGCGGAGGAGATCCTGAGCCAGGATTTTCGGTTTGATGTGGGTCGCGGCAACCTGCTAGCGGAACCACTGCTGGGAGTCAATTCCCTGATCTTAATGGACGGCGATCGCCACCGCCGGGAACGTAAGTTGCTGATGCCCTCGTTCCACGGCGATCGCCTCAAAACCTACAGTCACCAAATTCGCCAGATCACCCTGACCGCCCTCCAGCACTGGCAACCAGGGCAAAGGTTCGTAGCGCGATCGTTCATGCAGGATATTACCCTAGAAGTCATTATTCAAGTCATTTTTGGCTTGAATCAAGGCCCACGTTATAAAACCCTGAAGGCAATCCTGGTGCAATGGTTAGATCTCATTGACTCCCCCCTGCGATCTAGTATTTTATTTCTTCGCGTTTTACAGGTGGATTGGGGGAAATATAGTCCCTGGGGGGCGATGCGGAACCAACGGCAACAGATTTACGATTTACTCCAGGCGGAAATTGAGGAACGGCGATCGCAAGACCTCAGTCAGCGCACCGATATCCTCAGTTTGATGATGGAGGCACGGGATGAACAGGGAGAAGCCCTCAGCGATCCAGAACTGCGGGACGAGATGCTGACCTTAATGTTTGCGGGCCATGAGACCACTGCCACCATTTTAGCCTGGGCTATCTACGAAATACACCATAATCCTGCCATTAAAGACCGTCTGCACCAGGATTTGGCCACGGTACCGGCCAGCACGGATCCCTTGGCGCTGATCCAGTTGCCCTACCTCAAGGCAGTGTCCCAGGAAGTCCTCCGCAAGTATCCCGTCATTCCCAGCCTCTTTCCCCGTATTCCCCAGGAATCCATGGTATTAGGAGGGTATCAGTTTGACACAAGTCACCTGATCTATATCAGTGGCTACTTACTCCACCACCGTGAGGAAATCTATCCCAATCCCCAGCAGTTTAATCCCGATCGCTTCCTCGATCGTACCTACTCCCCCTACGAATATCTGCCGTTTGGGGGTGGCAATCGACGCTGTTTAGGCTATGCCCTGGCGGAAATGGAACTGCGCTTAGTCTTAGCCACGATCCTCCAGCATTTTGAGCTAGAGTTGGCAGAATCCAAGCCTGTGGTCTATCAACGGCGGGGATTCACCCTCTCCCCCAAGGGTGGCGTTAAGATGCGGGTGCTACAAGCCCTGTAG